One genomic region from Spiroplasma endosymbiont of Polydrusus cervinus encodes:
- the parC gene encoding DNA topoisomerase IV subunit A, giving the protein MSNNEKENELIYTLNDIMSERFGRYAKYIIQDRALPDVRDGLKPVQRRILFAMNELRLIFNISYKKSARIVGEVIGKYHPHGDTSVYDAMVRLSQDWKVRYPLIDMHGNNGSIDGDSAAAMRYTETRLSEISSFLLQDLDKKTVAFTPNFDDSEQEPVVLPALFPNLLVNGSTGIAAGYATNIPPHNLHEIINATIHFIKKPDSTVKELVKYVKGPDFPTGGIIQGKSGILEAYETGKGKIIVRSKIAYENNALVITEIPYEVIKQDLVKKIDDIKYNEPGLNIKEVRDETDREGLRIVIELGKQANVETVRKFLLKNTNLQISYNFNMVAIAKKQPHQLGLQAILAYYVEHQQEVVTNRSRFELARAQKRSEIVAGLIKTISILDEVIAVIRHSKDRSDAIHNLVKKFSFTKIQTEAIVQLRLYRLTSTDILQLKAEQKELIAIIEELKAILRDINKLNHVIINQLELIKKKFASRRRSVIENEIETIEIQKTETIIEKDLSIWISRDGYLKALENNQLVRLAYEEFKRKPGDLWIADLQASTSDKILLITSKGNYVIIPVYKIKTVRLRDIGEHVNTISELPGEEKIISSFLLNDFNKKEQYIMLATKNGMIKKTAVKDFEATRISKAIKAINLKNDDEVVASQLVGHYPYVVIITANGFIVKYRIKQIPILGLRTAGVKSINLRNDVVISVGYCEEDDLVFITSLNTGKKISLTEIPTSTRPVRGTRLYKLNKDMNELVRWAFLIKGKDTLHMLNQSDKIELFNTDKMAVHKLVMANHVLGFENIVDIVIPQYYDLKVIPSKKSLENSNIIGKKYGNHHEHENTNSVKRIIEATNKPNNVPINKTVSDEKKYEQGTSSPDSNSDEESDLTVKVALMIPTNEIYHAEQVIATAEPIKTLEKNIKKSKALKEKTVVKPRGEKMWQKKKNMKVIKKNT; this is encoded by the coding sequence ATGAGTAATAATGAAAAAGAAAATGAATTAATTTATACTTTAAATGATATTATGTCAGAACGATTTGGTCGTTATGCAAAATATATTATTCAAGATCGTGCCTTACCCGATGTTCGTGATGGATTAAAACCCGTTCAACGCCGAATTTTATTTGCGATGAATGAGTTACGGTTAATTTTTAATATTAGTTATAAGAAATCAGCGCGGATTGTTGGAGAAGTAATTGGGAAATATCATCCCCATGGTGATACTTCTGTTTACGACGCAATGGTCAGATTATCGCAAGATTGAAAAGTTCGTTATCCCTTAATTGATATGCATGGAAACAATGGTTCAATTGATGGTGATTCAGCAGCAGCGATGCGTTATACTGAAACTCGTTTAAGTGAAATTTCATCATTTTTATTACAAGATCTTGATAAAAAAACAGTTGCTTTTACTCCTAATTTTGATGATTCAGAACAAGAACCGGTTGTTTTACCAGCCTTATTTCCAAATTTATTAGTTAATGGTTCAACCGGAATTGCGGCTGGATATGCCACAAATATTCCTCCCCATAATTTACATGAAATTATTAATGCAACAATTCATTTTATTAAAAAACCAGACAGTACCGTTAAAGAATTAGTAAAATACGTTAAGGGCCCTGATTTTCCAACGGGGGGGATTATCCAAGGAAAAAGCGGGATTTTAGAAGCGTATGAAACAGGAAAAGGAAAAATTATTGTTCGTAGTAAGATTGCTTATGAGAATAATGCCTTAGTTATTACCGAAATCCCGTATGAAGTTATTAAACAAGACTTAGTTAAAAAGATTGATGATATTAAATATAATGAACCAGGCTTAAATATTAAAGAAGTCCGCGATGAAACAGACCGAGAAGGGTTACGGATTGTCATTGAATTAGGGAAACAAGCAAATGTTGAAACTGTTCGGAAATTTTTATTAAAAAATACTAATTTGCAAATTTCTTATAATTTTAATATGGTTGCAATTGCCAAAAAACAGCCACATCAATTAGGTTTACAAGCAATTTTAGCATACTATGTTGAACATCAGCAAGAAGTTGTTACTAATCGTTCACGTTTTGAATTAGCTCGTGCCCAAAAACGTTCTGAAATTGTAGCGGGATTAATTAAAACAATTAGTATTTTAGATGAAGTTATTGCTGTTATTCGCCATTCTAAAGATCGTAGTGATGCAATCCATAATTTAGTGAAAAAGTTTTCTTTTACGAAAATTCAAACAGAAGCGATTGTACAATTACGTTTATATCGTTTAACTTCAACTGATATTTTGCAATTAAAAGCTGAACAAAAAGAATTAATTGCCATAATTGAGGAATTAAAAGCAATTTTAAGAGATATCAACAAATTAAATCATGTTATTATTAATCAATTAGAATTAATTAAGAAAAAGTTTGCTTCTCGTCGTCGGAGTGTTATTGAAAATGAAATTGAAACAATTGAAATTCAAAAGACAGAAACAATTATTGAAAAAGATTTGAGTATTTGAATTTCTCGCGATGGGTATTTAAAAGCGTTAGAAAATAATCAATTAGTCCGCTTAGCATACGAAGAATTTAAGCGAAAACCAGGGGATTTATGAATTGCTGATTTACAAGCAAGTACTTCTGATAAAATTTTATTAATTACTTCAAAAGGAAATTATGTTATTATTCCAGTCTATAAAATTAAAACCGTTCGTTTACGCGATATTGGTGAACATGTTAATACAATTTCCGAATTACCAGGAGAAGAAAAAATTATTAGTTCTTTTTTACTAAATGATTTTAATAAAAAAGAACAATATATTATGTTAGCAACTAAAAACGGAATGATTAAAAAGACGGCAGTTAAGGATTTTGAAGCGACGCGAATTAGTAAAGCGATTAAAGCGATTAACTTAAAAAATGATGATGAAGTTGTTGCTAGTCAGCTAGTTGGTCATTATCCTTATGTTGTGATAATAACAGCGAATGGTTTTATTGTTAAATATCGGATAAAACAAATTCCAATCTTAGGATTACGCACAGCGGGGGTTAAATCAATCAATTTACGAAATGATGTTGTTATTAGTGTTGGTTATTGTGAAGAAGATGATTTAGTTTTCATTACGAGCCTTAATACTGGGAAAAAGATATCTTTAACCGAAATTCCAACATCGACTCGACCAGTTCGAGGGACTCGCTTGTATAAATTAAATAAAGATATGAACGAACTTGTCCGCTGAGCTTTTTTAATAAAAGGGAAAGACACTTTACATATGTTAAATCAAAGTGATAAAATTGAATTATTTAATACTGATAAAATGGCTGTTCACAAATTAGTTATGGCTAATCATGTGTTAGGATTTGAAAACATTGTTGATATTGTGATTCCCCAATACTATGATTTAAAAGTAATTCCTTCGAAAAAAAGTTTGGAAAACAGTAATATTATTGGTAAGAAATATGGTAATCATCATGAACATGAAAATACTAATAGTGTTAAACGCATAATTGAAGCAACAAATAAGCCTAATAATGTTCCAATTAATAAAACTGTTTCAGATGAAAAAAAATATGAACAAGGAACAAGTTCACCAGATAGTAATAGTGATGAAGAAAGTGATCTCACTGTTAAAGTAGCTCTAATGATTCCAACGAATGAAATTTATCACGCGGAACAAGTTATTGCAACAGCAGAACCGATTAAGACACTTGAAAAGAATATTAAAAAAAGCAAAGCGCTTAAAGAAAAAACTGTGGTTAAACCACGCGGAGAAAAAATGTGGCAAAAAAAGAAAAATATGAAAGTAATAAAAAAAAATACTTAA